In Marmota flaviventris isolate mMarFla1 chromosome 17, mMarFla1.hap1, whole genome shotgun sequence, a single genomic region encodes these proteins:
- the Hexim2 gene encoding protein HEXIM2, whose product MATLNQTNCNTKSPAALEEAKTSGDSGSPQTPTESHDCGSSLSLTPRKKSHSEDEDLAQAAGGLSWNCGGPQTQSPEGCSVEAVLGRKKHRRRPSKRKRHWRPYLELSWAEKQQRDERQSQRASRVREEMFAKGQPVAPYNTTQFLMNDRDPEEPNLEVSPYGASHPGSSGDSEAGDSDGQGQDHGEFQQRDFSEAYERYHTESLQGRSKQELVRDYLDLERRLTQAEEETRRLQQLQGHMGQQPCRQVEELAAEVERLRTENQRLRQEKEMWNQGGSRRLEEPGT is encoded by the coding sequence ACCTCTGGTGATTCAGGGAGCCCCCAAACACCCACTGAGTCTCATGACTGTGGCAGTTCCCTGTCCCTGACACCACGAAAAAAGAGCCATTCAGAGGATGAAGATCTTGCCCAGGCTGCCGGTGGCCTGAGCTGGAACTGTGGCGGACCCCAAACCCAGAGCCCAGAGGGTTGCTCAGTAGAGGCAGTGCTGGGCCGGAAGAAGCACCGGAGGAGGCCATCCAAGCGCAAGCGGCACTGGAGGCCCTACCTGGAGCTGAGCTGGGCGGAGAAGCAGCAGCGTGATGAGAGGCAGAGCCAGAGGGCCTCCAGGGTCCGCGAGGAGATGTTTGCCAAAGGCCAGCCTGTGGCGCCCTACAACACCACCCAGTTTCTCATGAATGACCGAGACCCTGAGGAGCCGAACCTTGAGGTGTCACCCTATGGGGCGTCCCACCCAGGTTCCAGCGGGGACAGTGAGGCAGGGGACAGTGACGGGCAGGGCCAAGATCATGGCGAGTTCCAGCAGAGGGACTTCTCTGAGGCCTATGAGCGCTATCACACCGAGAGCCTGCAGGGCCGCAGCAAGCAGGAGCTGGTAAGAGACTACCTGGACCTGGAGCGGAGGCTCACGCAGGCAGAGGAGGAGACTCGGAGGCTGCAGCAACTGCAGGGGCACATGGGCCAGCAGCCCTGTCGCCAGGTGGAGGAGCTGGCCGCCGAGGTAGAGAGGCTCCGCACTGAGAACCAGCGGCTTCGGCAGGAGAAGGAGATGTGGAACCAAGGGGGCAGCCGCCGCCTTGAGGAGCCAGGCACCTAG